Genomic DNA from Anaerolineales bacterium:
GCCCGAGAAGCGAGCCGGCCTCGAAGCCCAGATCTGCAACGCCGCCGACGAGTTGGCATACTCGGCTCATGACCTGGACGACGGGCTGCGCTCCGGCCTGATCTCTGCGCCCCAACTGGCCGGGGTCGCACTCTGGGACGACTTGGTGAGCGACCTGGGGATCCCGGCCTCGCCGCTGGAAGACCTCGCCCGCCATCGCCTGATCCGCCGCCTGATCAACCTTCAGGTGACCGACCTGCTGGCCACAACGTCTAAGGCGATCGCCGACTCCTGCTTGGCCAGTGCCGACGATGTTCAGCGGTTGGATCACAACCTGGTGGCTTTCAGCCCTCCCCTTGCCGAGAAGAACCGCCAGCTCAAGACCTTCCTATTCCACAACCTGTATCAGCACTACCGGGTGTATCGGATGCAGGTGAAGGCCGAGCGCATCGTGAGCGACCTGTTCACCGCCTACGCCTCCAAACCCGAGGTCCTGCCCGGAGAGGTCCGCGACCGCACCCCGCAGGAAGGGCTGCACCGAACGATCAGCGACTACATCGCTGGCATGACCGACCGTTTCGCCCTCCAGGAACACGGCCGCCTGTTCGATCCGCTGATCCTCCCCTGAGCGTTGCTCCGGCGCTCGTCATCTGCGCGTGTGGTAGCATC
This window encodes:
- a CDS encoding deoxyguanosinetriphosphate triphosphohydrolase, translated to MQARAEIEQHEDQILAPYALRSRDSRGRAFPSDEHAYRTCFQRDRDRVLHTTAFRRLEYKTQVFIFAEGDYYRTRLTHTLEVAQIGRTIARALGANEDLVEAICLAHDLGHPPFGHAGESALADLMAEHGGFNHNRHSVRIVTHLERRFPEFPGLNLTWEVREGMVKHETEYDVADASDYEPEKRAGLEAQICNAADELAYSAHDLDDGLRSGLISAPQLAGVALWDDLVSDLGIPASPLEDLARHRLIRRLINLQVTDLLATTSKAIADSCLASADDVQRLDHNLVAFSPPLAEKNRQLKTFLFHNLYQHYRVYRMQVKAERIVSDLFTAYASKPEVLPGEVRDRTPQEGLHRTISDYIAGMTDRFALQEHGRLFDPLILP